GCTTCAAGGGATGCGCACTGGTCGATGTCTTCCAGCCGTGCGTCGTTTTCAACAAGCTGAACACGTATCAATGGTTCCGGGAGAACACCTGCGAGCTGCCCGAAGATCACGATCCCTCGGATCGGCAGATGGCGATGGCGCAGGCGTTCCGGAGCGATCCGCTTCCGCTCGGTATTTTCTATCGGAATGACAAGCGTAAAATTTACGAGGATCTCGCCGGAACAGGGGAGCCGCTTTTCCGGCAGACGCCCACGAGCGACGAAGCGTTCCGGGCGATGCTCGAAGCGTTTCGGTGAAGGGCAGCAGGGAACAACCAGATTGCGTTGCTTATATTCTCTATGTATCCCGAAACCAACGATCCGATGCCATGAGCGATCGAAACCACGCTTTTGCCAGCGACGAACCGCCGGAAATCCAGATTCATCCGCATGACTGCTACCACGCCGTCATCGAACAATGCGCCGCGCTGCCGCCGCTCGTAACCGCCGTCGTGCATCCGGTTGACGCGCATGTGCTGGCCGCCGTGTCGGATGCCGTGCTGGAAATGCTGATTACGCCGATCCTCGTCGGTCCAGTCGCTCGCATCGAAAAAGCTGCCGCCGAGGCCGGAATCGACCTGTCGAACTGGCGGCTGATCGACGCGCCGCACAGCCACGCCGCCGCCGAAAAGGCGGTCGAGCTGGCGGCTTCGGGCCAGGTCAAGGCGATCATGAAAGGCTCGCTGCACACCGACGAACTGCTCGGGCCGATTGTCGCCCACGGTTCTGGCTTGCGCACCGGGCGGAGGCTGTCGCACGCTTACGTGATGGATACGGCCGGATACCACAAATGGCTCATCGTCACCGATGCGGTGGTAAACATTTCGCCCGATCTGTGTACGAAGGCGGACATCTGCCGGAACGCGGTCGATGCCTGGGTTGCGCTGACAGGGGAGTCTCGCCTGCCGAAAATCGCCGTGCTGGCCGCCGTGGAGGTGGTCAATCCCGCCATGCAGGCCACGCTCGACGCGGCGGCACTCTGTAAAATGGCCGAACGCGGCCAGATCACGGGATGCATCATCGACGGCCCGCTTGCCTTCGACAACGCCATCAGTCAGGAGGCCGCAAAGGAGAAGCGCATCGTTTCGCAGGTTGCGGGCGACGCGGACATTCTGCTCGCGCCGGATATCGAGGCGGGCAACATCCTCGCCAAGCAGCTCACCTTCATCAGCCACGCCGACGCGGCGGGCGTCGTCATGGGCGCGAAGGTGCCGGTCATCCTCACCAGCCGCGCGGACAATCTGCGGACAAGAGTCCTCTCCTGCGCGCTCGCCGTGCATGTCCAGAATGCGAGGCAAGAGGGGCGGATAAAATAGGGAGGCGCTGCCGACAGCACATCGCTACCGAGCCTCATCGATCAGGAAAACCCGAACTGCTCCGGTTTTCTTTTTTTTGACCATACGTCAATCGATGATGCAGATGTCAAGATGCAAAATCAGTACGTTTTGTACGCCGCCACGAAATCGGGCATGAACGATTCAAACGATCGCCAGCCAGCCATGACCGGACGGCTACGGAAATAGTCAGCATTCATTTCGCCAGAACGCATCGCCGCGCCCATCTCGGTGTAATTTCTTGCCGTCTCTTCGGACAGGCCAATGGCAAGCAGGTCGTCGAACTCCTCCGTGTCCGTGCGTTCGATCCACCTGAGATCGAGCCTTCCGGTTGCCTTGCCGATCATGGCGACGATTTCTGCCGGGGTTTTCTCGTCGCTGGCGATGTAGCTGAAACCCCTGCCGAGGTACGATTCATCCTCGAGCGCTTTGGCGGCAATGTCGGCGATGTCCGCCGGATGCACCAGCACCATCTTCAAATCAGCCATGTAGTTGCCGGTGATGATGCCCTGATTTTTGATCTGGCCGATGGCGTTCAGAAAATTGGTGTAGAAATAACCGGCCCGCAGATGGCGGACATTCACACCAGCCATGGCATCCATCGCCAGCTCGACTTGCGACAGGCCGCTGACCGGGCCGCAGTTTTCGATCATGTGTGCGCCGATACTGCTCAGGTTCACCACCTGCTTTACACCGGCTGACGTGATGGCTGCAACGTAATTCCTTCCGATTCCGGCGATCCACGCTTTCCAGTCGCTGCCGCTGTAGTCTGGAGGCGCCATGGTAAAAATGGCGTCTGCGCCGCGGAACGTCTCGGTCAAGAATCCGGTATCTTCCACGGTGCCGATGGCCGCCGTTGCGCCTATCGCCTCGATCTCCTGTTTTCTTGCGGCATTGCTGCTGATAACCGTCACGGTGTGTCCCGCTTTGCTCAATCGGGTTGCCAGTGGTTTGCCGATGTGCCCCAATGAGCCGGCAATGACGTATTGCATATGCGTGAATTTTAGCGTTCCGATGACGGGCAGGCATCAGTAACCGCCATCGTGGAAAAGGTGATTTTTATACCGAAGAACTTTATAAATCAACCTATCAGAACCATCTAACGGTTCCTGATGGTAGCGTGCGAATACAGGTTCCGCTGACCAGACAGCCCGGATGATCAGTTTCCCTGAGCATCGAAAATGAGATGTTTCAGTTCCGAATTTTTCCGAACTTGAAACTGGTTTCTCATTGCAATCCGATTGCCTTTTTGGAGTAACGTTTTCAAGGGAGAGGACTCATGAAATTCGATCTCGATGCCTTCAGGATTCAGCCCGGCAAAAAGCCGAACCTCGTGAAGCGGCCAACCTGTATCGAACCGGTTTACCGTTCGAAAGAGGAGTATCGAGAATTGCTCGCCCGGCATGTCACCGAGTTGAGCAGGCTGCAACAAATTCTCTATGCCGATAACCGGTATTCACTGCTGCTCATTTTCCAGGCCATGGACGCCGCTGGCAAGGACAGCGCGATCCGGCATGTCATGTCCGGCGTCAATCCGCAGGGCTGCCAGGTGTACAGTTTCAAACACCCGTCGCCTACGGAGCTCGAACACGACTTCCTGTGGCGCAGCAATTGCGGACTGCCGGAGCGGGGTCGTATCGGCATCTTCAACCGATCCTACTATGAGGAGGTACTCATCGTGCGGGTGCATCCGGAAATTCTCGAAAGACAGAACATCCCGCACGACCTCACCCATAACGGCAAGGTGTGGGAGCATCGCTACCGGTCGATAGTCGATCACGAACGGCATCTGCACCGGAACGGAACCCGTATCGTCAAGTTTTTTCTGCACTTGTCCAAGGAAGAACAGCGCAAGCGCTTTCTCGAACGGATCGACGACCCCGACAAGAACTGGAAGTTCAGCACTGCGGATATCGAAGAGCGGAAATTCTGGGACAAGTATATGGACGCCTATGAGCTGTGCCTCCAGAAAACCAGCACCACGGACGCTCCCTGGTACGCAGTTCCGGCGGACGACAAGAAGAATGCACGGCTGATCGTCTCCCGCATCGTGCTCGACACGCTTGCGAGTCTTTCGCTCAAATACCCCGAAAGCAGCCCGGAACGCCGAAAAGAGCTGCTCGACATCCGCAAACGCCTCGAAAACCCCGAGAACGGAAAGTGACCAATGCAGTATATCTGAGAATATATATTGATTTATATATATGGCAACTCGATAAGTTGTTAAAATTACATAATTTATATTATACAAATCATAATCAGAGTACTACACCCCATCAAATATACACTTATTTTGTATATGATCGAAACGTTATAGGGGAGCGATAAACAGATGGAATCATGAACAGCACGGATTTCGCGTTGCTGTCGATGGATGGATTTTTATGGGCCGGTCTGGCAGTCTGCCGCGTTCGGCATTGAATATTATGTAAAGTTGTTGAGGGTGAACGCGTTGAAAAAAAGGATCCCGGCGGCAGGCAACCATCCATGAATGACATTGCGTATGTGATTCATCAAGCGTCGAAGTTTGACTGTTATGCAGAGCGGTGGGTTTGTGTCTGTCTGGCTCTATCGGGATCGGAGAGAAGAGACGTACCATCAAGTCTTCCGCATGGGCAAGCACCAAGAAGCATTTTTTGGAACAACACGCTCCGAACTCATTGAACAGAAAAGTTTATTTCTCCCGGATTCATCCAGGAATCTTCAGATATTCGGCATGACAATGCACGAGTTATTGATGACAGTAAGGCACGAAGGCAACAGAAACGGTTATTATTGGTTGGCCAGAAAGCTGGATGACAAGTATTCTTGTGTTTTATAAATTGTTGTATAATATAAATTATGTAAAGTTTTGTGTGTGAAAGAAATCTCTTCTTCTGTTTGAAATTCGCACATGAGCCAGAACATCAAGTTGAAACAGTCTTTATCGAAATATACTCTGAACTTCAGGACGCCCCTGTCTCAACTAAATAATATACCACTCATGCACGATCATGTTTGGCTCTCAGACGAAAGGTGTGGTAATTGTGGGACTCGATGATGAACTTGATGTTGTGCGTGTTATTACATAACTCTATGATTTGTGGCTTCCCTGCTGATTCAACATTAAAAATCAAAATATTCAGAATATAAAACGCTGAAAGAATATTATGAATGCATCGGTATGGTCTTTTATAAAAACAGTTATCCAAAAAGCATACTGATTATTGATGGATCATAAAAAGTAAGAATTGTAATACTATTGTATTATTACTCCAGCAACAATAAATCTCAATTTCACCCATTGTAAAAGGTTGGGCTAAAGCCCTGATTTATATTGCTTTATCCGCCTACCCCGGACTAAAGTCCGGGGCAATTGTTTAAGAGTTTTAATGGCCGGAGTAATATTATCTCATTATCTCTTTATATCAACACAAGAGTTCTGTAAGTCATTGTATATTATGTCGATAAGAGCCATTCGCAAGATATCTGATATTCTCTTATCGCTTATTTTAAAACAAAGATTAAAGCAGAAAAAAGGGGTATCCATCAAATGTCATGATGGATACCCCTTTTTGTGTAAAAGTATTTATAAATCAGCGTTTAACTATATCTTTCTCATTTCGATCCCTTTTCTGGAAGCCAAACAATAAAATACCACCGACACCGATTAGCACTATATTTGCAGGCTCAGGAACAGCATCAGTTATTTGCTGTATCTGAATGCCGTTGAGATAACTGTCTGTGCCCAATGAGAAATTGAGTGTGCCGTCAGTGACAACAATTGTCTTCATCATCCAGTTCGTATTTTCTATAAAAAGCTTATCGTTCCCTGTATTAGTCAATGTAAAATCTTTGCTTTCAAAATTACTGGTAACTGTCAGATGACTGGTTTGCAACTTATTAGGAGCTGCCTGAGAGTATACGTATATATTATATGTGCCATTTGTTAATCCGGAAAAATTAAAAAAACCGACAGTATCTGTTGTTTTAGCAAAACCTTTCATTAGTTTTACATCGAGACTTGATGACGGAAACATCGTCGAAGTACTTCCCATATTTGAATGATACGTAACAGATATTCCGGTTTTATCAGTGGAACCGGAATTGTAATACATAAGATTGTTTACGGTAGTGAGACTTGTAGACCTGAGTCTGTTCCATATTTGTATATTATCGTTGATTGCGGCACCATTAGTGTAGGCCGACGAATTGATGCCACCAAGCTGAATATTCAGGATATCTCCAGGATTTGCAAACACAGGAATACTTGAAATATTCGTCATGAAAAGTATTATTAAAAAAGAAATTCTATTTTTCATTTATCTTCCCTTGTGTTATAAATAAGTGAATTTACTCTAAATATACTTATTATACAAGCAAATCATGTATTGTAACAGAACCAAAATAGCTGCTGTCAAAAATTGATCATTAAAAATACACAAAGAAGAATCAATTAAAAATTGATGCATCTATACTCTCAAGAGCAATGTATGTGTTTGTAGAAGAACTATAAATTCATAAAATGATATGATATACAGGTATCGCTTTACAAAAAAAAATCCTGCCAAAGCAGGATTGTGAAAAATAGAGTAATATTTTTTACTATATTTTAATATTCAAACACTTTTTATAAGAAGGAGAAGAGTAAAAAACATTATAAAAGATCGAAGGGGGCACAATGTACAATTTCATTGAACCATTATTACATCCGTAATAATGGAACTATTTGACCGAATAGATCAAACTGACAATAATATCAAGTGTTGGAAGTACAATCTCCTTTTGTCTTTTGCTTTAAACGTCCAAATAGGACAAGTCCTCCAATCCCTAACAGGATGACACTGTTAGGTTCAGGCACTGGCTGTATCTGAAAACCATTCCAAATCCCCACCGTACCAGGAACGACACTCATGGTAAGAGTCCCATCGGTAATCGCAACAGTAGCCTTCATCCAGTTATTATTCACCCCTAATTGCTCAGCAGTTCCATCCGTACCCATTTCAATACTATAAACCTGACCTGATGTTGTTGCTGTCGCATAAAGCTCACTGTCAGTGTTCATTTCTGCTTGAGAATATATGTAAATTTCATAAAAACCTGGCGATAGCCCATACAGCGTCATGGTGGCATTGCTTGGCTCCGATGGGTCGGAAGGAGCATTCGTCGCATATCCCAACATCAAACTCTGTTGATCCGGGTCGTCTGGCTCGAACGCTGAGTATGATCGCGAAATGCCAACTTGCTCGCCAGTCAGATGGAAATCAAAGGTTACTGGGCTATCATTTCCATCTGAATATTGAAGCGTCACACCTGTATAGTCATATTCATCAATCAGATTCCACCATCTACCGGTATCGTTATTAGCTGCTCCGCCGCCTTTATATAAAAAATCACCATAACCAAACTGGATATTAATCAATGAATCAGCCAAGATATGTTTACTTGTAAAACACATCGAAGCAAGTGCCATCAGTAATACGGTCCGTTTTTTCATGATTTTCTCGACTTGTTTTTGAGTTGATGTAAATCCCGGAGCTTACTGACCTGTTAAGAATAAATAATTCTATGAATATGATTAAAATAAAAAAGTAAAACCAATTTTACAAGTTAACTGCATTGGATTAACTTACTCTATTAAAGATAAGGGTTGACTAATAAAAAAAAGAACTCTTAAAAACAGATGACAAAATGAAAAATCTTATGAGTGTCGAGGTTGATCAATGATGGAACTTTCGAAAGATATGTTCAGGCAGAAACCTTCCTGTAGCGGTTGATGGCGAACGAGAGCAGGATTATTGCTTGTAAGACAAGCATGAATAGTGGCGTCGTTATATTTCTTATGCCAGCCCCCTTCAGCATGACGCGGCGCATGATATCCACGAAGTGGCGTACGGGGTTTGCCATCGTGAGGTTTTGCGCCCAGTGTGGCATACTTTCGATAGGCGTAAAGAGGCCGCTGAGGAGCGTGAAGATCACCATGAAGAACCAGGCAATGAACATGGCCTGCTGCTGGCTTTCTGTTATGGTGGAGATCAGCAACCCCATGCCGAGCACCACCAGCATATAGATGGCTGCCACCAGATAGATCACTCCGTAATTGCCGAGCATGGGCACGTGGAATCCGATCCTCGCGATGATGAGGCCGACGGTCAGTTCACCTAGGCCGATGATCCAGAACGGCACAAGCTTGCCGGTGATGAACTGCCAGCGCCTTATGGGCGTGACGTTTATCTGGTCGATGGTGCCAATCTCCCTTTCACGCACAACGTTCATGCCAGAGAGGAACAGACCGATGAGTGTCACCAGCACCACCAGCACGCCAGGCACCATGTAATCGGTATAGATCAGCTCCGGATTGTACCAGCCCCTCGACCGGATGTCGATCACGGGCGAAACCTCTGCCAGACCAGCCATTTGCGGCAGAAGCGCCGGAAGATCGCGGTAGAACGAGGAGGCGATTTCGTTGGCGTAACCGCGAATTACGCCCGCCGTGAAACCGTCTTCGGCGTCGATGAGGAGCTGGATTCGCGCGTGGCCGCCGGTCATCATTTCGTGTTCGAAATCTTCCGGAATGACCAGCACCATCTCGCTGTTTCCGGCAACGAGGGCGTCGATGCCGCTTTTCTGCTGGAACGACTCCCCTGTCATTTTGAAATAACCCGTTGAAGTGAAACGCTTTACGAGGCGGTCGGAGAGGGCCGAGCGGTCGAAATCCTGAAGATGAAACCGCACCTCCGGTACGTCGAAGGTTGCGGCGTTGGAGAGGATCACAAGCTGTATAAAGGGCATGATGAAGATGATGGGTAGCATCCCCCGGTTCCGGAAAATCTGCAAGAACTCCTTGCGAAGCAGGTGGCCAACGACGGTCAGCGACCCGCGAATCTTGTCTGCCCAATCCGTCATTGCAATCTCTCGCTGAATTTTCTCACGCTGGCGACCATGAAAAGAAGGGTCATAACGAGCAGGATCAGCGTCTCCCGCCAGAGCTCGGTGATGCCTGCACCTTTGAGCATGATGCCACGCACGATCACCAGGTACCAGCGGGCCGGAATGATGTTGCTGATAACCTGCAACGGCAGCGGCATGCTCGAAATCGGGAAGATGAAGCCGGAGAGCAGCACAGTTGGCAGCAAAAGCCCCGCGAGTGAGATCATCATGGCGACCTGCTGTGAGCTGGTGATGGTCGAGATGAGGATGCCGAGCGACAGGGCGGTCATGATGAAGAGCAGCGATTCGGCGAAAAGCAGAGCCACGCTTCCCCGGCACGGCACGCCGAAGACGAAGAAGGCGAGCGCCACCACCGTGACGACGTTGATGAACGAGAGCAAAAGGTACGGCACTACCTTGCCGACGATGATCTGCGCCGGACGGAGCGAGGAGACCAGGAGCAGCTCCATCGTGCCGCTCTCCTTTTCGCGCGTGATGCTGATCGAGGTCATGAGCGCGGAGACGAGCATCAGAAGCATGGCCATCAGCCCCGGCACGAAGAGGTAGACGCTCTTGAGCGACGGATTGAACATCATGACCGGCACCGCTTCGACGCCCGCAAACTGCGCAGGTCCGTCCCTCTGGTCGGCGAGGTAGTCGCGCACGACCGATTCGGTGTAGCCGGTCACCGTGCGCGAAACGTTCGGGTCGGAGCCGTCGGTGACGATCTGCATATGCGCGATGCCATCCTTCTGCAATCGCCCGGCGAACCCGGGCTCAAACACCACAACCTCGTTCATCCTGCCCGACGCGAATGCCTCTGGAATCTCCTTTTCGCTCGCGAGGCTTCCGGCGTAGCGGAATGTTCGGGAGGCAAAGAGCCTGTCGGTCAGCTCCCTGGTGACGTGATCGTGCGAGTAATCGAGGATGCCTGTCCTGACTTCGGAGATTTCGTTGCGGATCGCATAGCCGAAGAGCAGCAATTGCAGGATCGGCATTCCGAAAAGAATGGCCGCCGTCCGCCGGTCACGCACGATGTGGTAGAACTCCTTCCGGACAAATCCGATGAACCGTTTCATCCTTCCCCCCTTTTGGCTGGCCTTGCGAGGCGGATGAAAACATCGTTCATGCTCATCGCCTCGAAGCTTCGTTTCAGGCCGTCAGGCGTGTCGAGCGCGGCGATGCGGCCGTCAACCATGATCGAAACCCGGTCGCAGTACTCGGCTTCGTCCATGTAGTGCGTGGTGACGAACACCGTCACGCCGTTTGCCGCGGCTTCGTAGATCATGTCCCAGAAGCGTCGCCTCGTAACCGGATCGACGCCGCCGGTCGGTTCGTCGAGAAAGACCAGCTTTGGTTCGTGCAGGAGCGCCACCGAAAAGGCGAGCTTCTGCTTCCAGCCGAGCGGCAGGGCGGCCAGCCGCGTGTCGGCGGCCTCCGTCAGGTCGAGCGAATCGAGAAGGCGCTCCCCTTTCTCCGCGATTTCCGATTTGCCGAGGCCGTAGATGCCGCCGAAGAAGCGGATGTTCTCGCGCGGCGTCAGGTCGTCGTAGAGCGAAAAGCGCTGGCTCATGTAGCCGATGTTGCGCTTGATCGATTCGGTCTGGCGATAGACATCGAATCCGGCGACGGTCGCCGAACCGGAGGTTGGGGCGAGCAGGCCGGTGAGCATCTTCATGGCGGTGGTCTTGCCCGCTCCGTTGGCTCCGAGGAAGCCGAAAATTTCGCCAGCCGCTACGCTGAACGAAATTTCGTCAACCGCCGTGAAACTCCCGAAACGCTTCGTCAGCTTCTCTGTCTGGATGACCTGCTCAGACATCGCCGCACTCCTTCTCCACCGGTCGTTCCTCCATCAGCGCCATGAAGGTATCCTCGATGCCTGGCTCGATTCGCTCGACCGTCGCGTCGCCCAATCCCCGCGAGCGGAGCCACGCCGCCAGCTCCTCCGGCGCGGCATCGGAGCGGCGGTCGGTAAAGTGCACCGAACTGCCGAAAGCGTAGACCGAAGCGGCGTGGCCGAACGAGCGCAGCTCGGCGATGAGCCGATGCTTGTCGCTCGCCCGCACGGCGAAGAGCGGCTTCGTGAACAGGTTCGTGATGCCCTGCGGCGTGTCGATGGCGAGAATTCGCCCCTCCTGCATGAAAGCGACTCGGTCGCAGAGCGAGGCTTCGTCCATGTAGGGCGTCGAGACGAGGATGGTGATCCCCTGCGATTTGAGGCGGCGGAGCATCTGCCAGAACTCCTGGCGCGACACGGCGTCCACGCCGGTGGTCGGCTCGTCGAGCAGCAGCAGCTCGGGGCGATGCACCAGAGCGCACGAGAGCGCGAGCTTCTGCTTCATGCCGCCGGAGAGCTGCCCGGCGCGGCGCTTGCGGAACGGTTCGAGTTGCGCGTAGATGTCGCGGATCAGCTCGTAGTTCTCCTCGACGGTGGTGCCGAACACGGTGGCGAAGAAGTTGAGATTTTCCTCGACGCTGAGATCCTGATAGAGCGAAAAGCGCCCCGGCATGTAGCCGATGCGTGTCCGGATTTCGCGATACCCGGCGACAGTGTCGAGGCCAAGCAGCGTCGCCTTGCCGCTGTCGGGCACGAGGAGCGTGGCGAGAATCCTGAAGAGCGTGGTCTTCCCCGCCCCGTCGGCCCCGATCAGCCCGAACAGTTCGGCCTCCGAAACCGAAAAGCTCACCGCCTTCAGCGCCTCGACCACACCGAATTTTCTGGTGAGATTTTCTGCCGCGACCGCCTGCATCATTTTCCGTCCGACGGCTTGAAGCGAATTTCTCCGGGCATCCCGATCTTGAGCAGG
This genomic window from Chlorobaculum limnaeum contains:
- a CDS encoding phosphate acetyltransferase, which produces MSDRNHAFASDEPPEIQIHPHDCYHAVIEQCAALPPLVTAVVHPVDAHVLAAVSDAVLEMLITPILVGPVARIEKAAAEAGIDLSNWRLIDAPHSHAAAEKAVELAASGQVKAIMKGSLHTDELLGPIVAHGSGLRTGRRLSHAYVMDTAGYHKWLIVTDAVVNISPDLCTKADICRNAVDAWVALTGESRLPKIAVLAAVEVVNPAMQATLDAAALCKMAERGQITGCIIDGPLAFDNAISQEAAKEKRIVSQVAGDADILLAPDIEAGNILAKQLTFISHADAAGVVMGAKVPVILTSRADNLRTRVLSCALAVHVQNARQEGRIK
- a CDS encoding NmrA family NAD(P)-binding protein codes for the protein MQYVIAGSLGHIGKPLATRLSKAGHTVTVISSNAARKQEIEAIGATAAIGTVEDTGFLTETFRGADAIFTMAPPDYSGSDWKAWIAGIGRNYVAAITSAGVKQVVNLSSIGAHMIENCGPVSGLSQVELAMDAMAGVNVRHLRAGYFYTNFLNAIGQIKNQGIITGNYMADLKMVLVHPADIADIAAKALEDESYLGRGFSYIASDEKTPAEIVAMIGKATGRLDLRWIERTDTEEFDDLLAIGLSEETARNYTEMGAAMRSGEMNADYFRSRPVMAGWRSFESFMPDFVAAYKTY
- a CDS encoding ADP-polyphosphate phosphotransferase, with amino-acid sequence MKFDLDAFRIQPGKKPNLVKRPTCIEPVYRSKEEYRELLARHVTELSRLQQILYADNRYSLLLIFQAMDAAGKDSAIRHVMSGVNPQGCQVYSFKHPSPTELEHDFLWRSNCGLPERGRIGIFNRSYYEEVLIVRVHPEILERQNIPHDLTHNGKVWEHRYRSIVDHERHLHRNGTRIVKFFLHLSKEEQRKRFLERIDDPDKNWKFSTADIEERKFWDKYMDAYELCLQKTSTTDAPWYAVPADDKKNARLIVSRIVLDTLASLSLKYPESSPERRKELLDIRKRLENPENGK
- a CDS encoding PEP-CTERM sorting domain-containing protein, which codes for MKKRTVLLMALASMCFTSKHILADSLINIQFGYGDFLYKGGGAANNDTGRWWNLIDEYDYTGVTLQYSDGNDSPVTFDFHLTGEQVGISRSYSAFEPDDPDQQSLMLGYATNAPSDPSEPSNATMTLYGLSPGFYEIYIYSQAEMNTDSELYATATTSGQVYSIEMGTDGTAEQLGVNNNWMKATVAITDGTLTMSVVPGTVGIWNGFQIQPVPEPNSVILLGIGGLVLFGRLKQKTKGDCTSNT
- a CDS encoding ABC transporter permease; amino-acid sequence: MTVVGHLLRKEFLQIFRNRGMLPIIFIMPFIQLVILSNAATFDVPEVRFHLQDFDRSALSDRLVKRFTSTGYFKMTGESFQQKSGIDALVAGNSEMVLVIPEDFEHEMMTGGHARIQLLIDAEDGFTAGVIRGYANEIASSFYRDLPALLPQMAGLAEVSPVIDIRSRGWYNPELIYTDYMVPGVLVVLVTLIGLFLSGMNVVREREIGTIDQINVTPIRRWQFITGKLVPFWIIGLGELTVGLIIARIGFHVPMLGNYGVIYLVAAIYMLVVLGMGLLISTITESQQQAMFIAWFFMVIFTLLSGLFTPIESMPHWAQNLTMANPVRHFVDIMRRVMLKGAGIRNITTPLFMLVLQAIILLSFAINRYRKVSA
- a CDS encoding ABC transporter permease; translation: MKRFIGFVRKEFYHIVRDRRTAAILFGMPILQLLLFGYAIRNEISEVRTGILDYSHDHVTRELTDRLFASRTFRYAGSLASEKEIPEAFASGRMNEVVVFEPGFAGRLQKDGIAHMQIVTDGSDPNVSRTVTGYTESVVRDYLADQRDGPAQFAGVEAVPVMMFNPSLKSVYLFVPGLMAMLLMLVSALMTSISITREKESGTMELLLVSSLRPAQIIVGKVVPYLLLSFINVVTVVALAFFVFGVPCRGSVALLFAESLLFIMTALSLGILISTITSSQQVAMMISLAGLLLPTVLLSGFIFPISSMPLPLQVISNIIPARWYLVIVRGIMLKGAGITELWRETLILLVMTLLFMVASVRKFSERLQ
- a CDS encoding ABC transporter ATP-binding protein, translated to MSEQVIQTEKLTKRFGSFTAVDEISFSVAAGEIFGFLGANGAGKTTAMKMLTGLLAPTSGSATVAGFDVYRQTESIKRNIGYMSQRFSLYDDLTPRENIRFFGGIYGLGKSEIAEKGERLLDSLDLTEAADTRLAALPLGWKQKLAFSVALLHEPKLVFLDEPTGGVDPVTRRRFWDMIYEAAANGVTVFVTTHYMDEAEYCDRVSIMVDGRIAALDTPDGLKRSFEAMSMNDVFIRLARPAKRGEG
- a CDS encoding ABC transporter ATP-binding protein; the protein is MMQAVAAENLTRKFGVVEALKAVSFSVSEAELFGLIGADGAGKTTLFRILATLLVPDSGKATLLGLDTVAGYREIRTRIGYMPGRFSLYQDLSVEENLNFFATVFGTTVEENYELIRDIYAQLEPFRKRRAGQLSGGMKQKLALSCALVHRPELLLLDEPTTGVDAVSRQEFWQMLRRLKSQGITILVSTPYMDEASLCDRVAFMQEGRILAIDTPQGITNLFTKPLFAVRASDKHRLIAELRSFGHAASVYAFGSSVHFTDRRSDAAPEELAAWLRSRGLGDATVERIEPGIEDTFMALMEERPVEKECGDV